From Fibrobacter sp., a single genomic window includes:
- the mqnE gene encoding aminofutalosine synthase MqnE, with amino-acid sequence MSRITEAEALDLFNNAPLKELCAMACAEKELRHGKSVYWVNNRQINYTNVCVLHCKFCAFSKIKKDSPTAYDWDYGTIRAKAAEAIGQGARELHIVGGLHPDHPFDYYIDMLSKLRKEFPKVNLKAFTAVEICHFSKISGQSPEQIMATLKKAGLDALPGGGAEILVQSVRDQICPGKETGEEWLSVHKAAHKLGIPTNATMLFGHVEKPEDRIAHMGMLRTLQDETPGFFAFIPLVYHPEHNALHKIVPEITSEEDILRTVAVSRLFLDNFPHIKAYWIQMGIETAMKALHAGASDLDGTIMEEKITHAAGAKVPVGMSPSRMRELIIGEGLTPVERDAMYETFG; translated from the coding sequence ATGTCCCGCATTACAGAAGCCGAAGCCCTAGACCTTTTCAACAACGCCCCCCTGAAGGAGCTGTGCGCCATGGCCTGCGCCGAAAAGGAACTCCGCCACGGGAAATCCGTCTATTGGGTCAACAACAGACAAATTAACTATACCAACGTCTGCGTTCTGCACTGCAAGTTCTGCGCCTTCTCCAAAATCAAGAAGGACAGCCCCACCGCCTACGACTGGGACTACGGCACCATCAGGGCAAAGGCCGCCGAGGCCATCGGCCAGGGAGCGCGGGAACTCCACATTGTAGGCGGTCTCCATCCGGACCACCCCTTCGACTACTACATCGACATGCTCTCGAAACTCCGCAAGGAATTCCCGAAGGTGAACCTGAAGGCCTTTACCGCCGTAGAAATCTGCCACTTCTCGAAAATTTCGGGCCAGAGCCCCGAACAGATCATGGCCACGCTGAAAAAGGCAGGCCTTGACGCCCTCCCCGGAGGCGGCGCCGAAATCCTGGTGCAAAGCGTCCGGGACCAAATCTGCCCGGGTAAAGAAACTGGCGAGGAATGGCTTTCTGTGCACAAAGCTGCACACAAGCTGGGAATCCCCACCAACGCCACCATGCTCTTTGGCCACGTCGAAAAGCCCGAAGACCGTATCGCCCACATGGGCATGCTGCGGACACTGCAAGACGAAACCCCCGGATTCTTCGCCTTCATCCCCCTGGTTTACCACCCGGAACACAACGCCCTCCACAAAATTGTCCCCGAGATTACAAGCGAAGAGGATATATTGCGGACCGTAGCAGTCTCCAGGCTGTTCCTGGACAACTTCCCGCATATCAAGGCCTACTGGATACAGATGGGAATCGAAACCGCCATGAAGGCCCTCCACGCCGGGGCATCCGACCTGGACGGCACCATCATGGAAGAAAAAATCACCCACGCCGCCGGAGCAAAAGTCCCCGTGGGAATGAGCCCTTCCCGCATGCGGGAACTGATTATTGGCGAAGGCCTCACCCCCGTCGAACGGGACGCCATGTACGAGACTTTCGGGTAG